The DNA sequence AAAAGGAAAGTAATTTTTGCTGAAATCCATAGCGAGTTAGGGATAGTGAGAGCCTAGCGAGGGAAGCATAAATGAAGAACACCTTTGAGTTCTAACCGAACGGGTTGCCTAGTAGGCTTAGACGTTGCCCTACGTTAAAAGGCAGAGCAATTAGTTGCTTAAAGTTGGCCATTTTTATGGCAATTTGGGTGGTACCGCGGAATCCTGTCTTTCGTCCCTTTTATAGGGGTTGGAAGGCTTTTTTTATTGCATAAATAAATTACTTAATTGGAGGTAAGGGTTAGTTATGATCAAAGCAGAAATTAAAGAACTTTTTAGAAACCAGGAAAAATTTATCGATCAAAAGGTACAGATTTCCGGTTGGATTCGAACACTTCGTGATTCTAAATCAATTGGGTTCATGGAAATTAACGATGGTACCTTTTTCAAGAGTGTACAAGTTGTTTTTGAGGATGAGCTTGAAAATTTTAAGGATGTAACAAGATTATCAATTAGTTCATCAGTTACGATCGAAGGTCAATTTATTTTAACACCTGAAATGAAACAACCTTTTGAGATTAAGGCAGAAAAAATCATCATTGAAGGCCAATCAACGTCTGACTTTCCACTTCAAAAGAAGAGGCATACGTTAGAATATTTAAGAACAATTGCTCATTTGCGTCCAAGAGCAAATACGTTTGCAGCCGTTTTTAGAGTAAGATCATTAGCATCGTATGCCCTACATAAATTCTTCCAAGATAAAGGGTTCGTACACGTACATACACCAATTATTACTGGAAGTGATACAGAGGGTGCAGGTGAAATGTTTAGAGTTACCTCTCTTGACTTTGATAACCTACCTAAGACAGATGAAGGAAAAGTTGATTTAAACCAAGATTTCTTCGGTAAAGAAACCAACTTAACAGTTAGTGGACAACTAAACGCAGAGGCATTTGCTCTGGCTTTCCGCAACGTTTATACGTTTGGACCAACGTTTAGAGCGGAAAACTCTAACACAGCACGTCATGCAGCTGAATTTTGGATGGTTGAACCAGAGGTAGCATTTGCTGAACTAGCTGATATTATGGAGTTAGGTGAAGAAATGGTCAAGTATGTCATCGGTTATGTACTTGAAGAAGCAAAAGAAGAAATGGAGTTTTTCAATTCCTTTATTGATAAAACATTACTTGAAAGAATGGAACAAGTTGTTTCAGCAGACTTCGGCAGAGTTACTTATACGGAGGCAGTTGAGTTATTGAAAAATTCTGGGGAGAAGTTTGATTACCCAGTTGAATGGGGTATTGATTTACAAACTGAACATGAGCGTTACCTATGTGAGCAGATCTACAAACGCCCAGTATACGTTACTGACTACCCTAAAGAGATCAAAGCTTTCTATATGAGAGCAAATGATGATGGCAAAACGGTAGCAGCTACAGATTTATTAGTGCCTGGAATTGGAGAACTAATTGGTGGAAGTCAGCGTGAGGAAAGAGAAGATGTTCTTGCCGAGAGAATAACAGAATTGGGAATGTCAGTAGAAGATTACTGGTGGTACCTAGAGTTAAGAAGATTTGGTGGAACAAAACATTCCGGTTATGGAATTGGATTTGAACGTCTATTGATGTTCATAACAGGAATGAAAAATATTCGTGACGTTATTCCGTTCCCACGTACAACTGGAAGCGCAGAATTTTAAATCACATTCAAAAAGGTCTTTCCTCATAGGTAATGAGAGAAAGACCTTTGAAGCTAAGGGTGAAGAAGATATCTTCATCCTTTTTTATCGTCAACAAGCGCTTCTGGAATCATTGTAAATCCTTCAATAATCGTATCCTCTTCGACCTCTAGCATTAGATAGAGTTTGCCATTGAACTGAATTTGTTTTACATAGCGTAAATCCTGAGGGCTAATCGAGATATTAGCGATCTTTGTATTAATTTTTATCGACTTTGAATTGTATTTTGGTAAGATGTTACTTGCTTTTATCTCGTATTTATCATCATCAATTATCTTCTGGAAGGCAGTTTCAACCTTTTCTATATTTATATCTTCAATACCACTCATCTTTAAGACACGCTCTACATCTTTTGTGTCTAATTTTGGTTGTTCATCCTCTTCATTTTCAACGATCATGCGATTGATCTCTTCATACACATTGGAAAGAGTAGATGTACTTAATTGGTCACCTGTAACGTCTTTAATAATTTCTTCAAAGACTACTTTATCGTCTTGTGCAGTCATTGTTTCTTCGCCATTTAACACTTCCTCAATAAATCGATGATCAGGCTCATGTACTTTTCCGGAAGAATAAAGTACATGATTTATATCTGCTGCATTGTCTTTAAAACAAGGAAATAGAAAACCAGCAATTGGAGCATTAAGGTTAATGATTGGATCCACCACAAAGTTGTATTTGAACTCTCTACCTACATAATCAAAAAGTAGTTCTTTTTTTGGTTCTTGCGTATTATTTATACTGCACAATATAAAAGGATGAGAGTAGACCATATCTCGTTCACTTTCCTCAGTTTCCTCATTCCGTCGCTTCGTTGGTTTTCTGTATTCTCCACGAATGAATGTGATAACTATATCATTTTCATACTGTCGGCTTAAAAGGATCTTGCTAACAATTTCAAGCATATATTCTTTCCATTCATCTACTTCACTGCTAAGTAGCCCTTGGTGCAGAATAAGTTGGCTATTATTTTCGGCATTTCTTCTGAACTTAAGTTCAAACAGCTTTTCGTCTAAATTACCACCGAGCATTTTTTTGAAGTTATTTAAAAACAACTCTTGTTGATCTTGATCAAGCATTTCAAACGGTTGATTCTGATGATGATATATTTCACTTGATTCCTTCATAATATAGACATTAAAAATACTGGAGATTTTAAGTAAATCATTATCTTTTTTAAATTGTTTTCGAATATTTGCTATATCTTTTTTGTTCATGCGTACCTACAGCTCCTAAATTGCCCTGATTTGTTAATTAAAAGGTGGCTAGGCTTAACACCCTTGAGTTTGAGCATCATTTATTTTAACATACATTTTTGTATATACTTATGTAAAGTTACTATTTACAGGGGGGCAAATCATGAACGAGAAAGAGGTTATTCATTCCTTTTTTAATCATAGAATTGGTATTCTGGCTACCATGCACCAAAAAGAAACAGTGATGTTGCCCTTATTAGAAGACCAACTTGGGATAAATATAAAGGTTCCAATCGATTTTAATACAGATCAGTTTGGTACTTTTACTCGAGATATTGAAAGAATGGGTGACCAAGTAGAGGCAGCTAAACATAAAGCTGAGTATGCAATGAGCTTGACAGGAGAGACAATTGCGATTTCAAGTGAGGGTATTTTTGGCCCACACCCATTTCTACCATGGGTTCCATATAATCGTGAAATTGTATTTTTAATAGATAGAGTAAATGAGTTTGAGATCTTCGGAGAAGCTAGTACAACAGATACTAATTATAGGCAAATGAAAATAGAGAAGATTCAAGATGCCCAGGAGTTTTGTGAGTCAGTTGGGTTTCCTGAACATGCGGTAATCGTGAGAAGTAAGGATGAAATCATAAAAGGAATAAACACGCATGAACAGTTGGAGGAAGCAATTAACTATTTTTTGAAGAAAAGTAATGATGAATTATATATTGAAACAGATATGCGAGCGCTATATAACCCAACAAGAATGAAAAACATTAAGTTGGCCACTGAGAACTTGATAAGTAAGATTTATTCTCTCTGTTCCAAGTGCTCGTTTCCAGGTTTTGAGGTAGTAGAAAGAAAAGCAGGACTTATATGTAGTGGGTGTGGTTTAAAAACCAATCTAATCAAATCAGAGATTTATAAGTGTAAGAAGTGTGGAGAACAGGAAGAAAGATTATATCCAAATGGAAGGCAGTTTGCGGACCCGGCACATTGTCCTATTTGTAACCCGTAGTAGATGTAAAAAAGAATTTGAAGATAGAGTTATTAGAAAATAGTAATTAGAAATGATAACATGTTAACTATAGTAGAAATGGTTTTTACAACATAGAAATGAAAGGTGATTATACATATGACAAAAGAGAGAGCAATAACAATAGCAAGAGGAGATGGTATTGGTCCTGAAATTATGGATGCTACTCTAAAAATCTTAGAGCACGCTGGAGCGAAAATACAACCAGAGTTCATAGATATAGGAGAAAAAATCTATCTTTCAGGAAATTCATCAGGTATCCCGGATGAGGCTTGGGATTCACTTAGACGTACTAAAGTATTCTTTAAAGGACCTATTACAACACCCCAAGGTGGCGGGTATAAAAGTTTAAATGTAACCATTCGCAAAACATTAGGTTTATATGCAAACGTTAGACCAAACGTGTCTTATGCACCATTTGTCGAAACAAAGCATCCGAATATGGATCTTGTCATAATCCGTGAAAATGAAGAGGATTTATACGCAGGAATTGAGCATCAGCAAACCCCTGAAGTTGTTCAATGTCTAAAATTAATTACACGTCCGGGTTCAGAAAAGATTGTTCGTTATGCGTTCGAATACGCTAAAAAGAATAATCGTAAAAAAGTAACATGCTTTACGAAAGATAACATTATGAAATTAACTGATGGTTTATTCCATAAAGTATTCAGAGAAGTTGCTGAGGAATATCCAGAAATTGAAACAGAGCATTGGATTATCGATATTGGCATGGCTAAGATCGCAGATACACCACAGGACTTTGATGTAATCGTTATGCCAAACCTTTATGGGGATATCGCATCTGATGTAGCTGCTCAAATTACAGGAAGTGTTGGATTAGCTGGTTCAGCAAACATCGGAGACCAAGTTGCGATGTTTGAAGCAATCCATGGAAGTGCACCAGATATTGCAGGAAAGGGTATTGCAAATCCTTCTGGTCTTATAAATGGTGCCATTATGATGCTAGTACATATTGGTCAACCTGAAGTGGCAACTCGTATTCATAACGCATGGTTAAAAACATTAGAAGACGGCATACATACAGGAGATATCGCTAAAGGTGCAAGCTCAGTTGGAACAATGGCGTTTGCTGAAGCAGTTATTGAAAGGCTTGGCCAAAAGCCTTCAACCTACACACCGGTAGAATATAAACAGGTTGAGCAAACGGAAGACACAGCCTTCCATCTTAGTCCTGCCGTAAAGGATCGACCTAAACAAGATGTTGTTCGTGAATTAGATGGAGTCGATGTGTTTCTATTTAACAACGAACTTACACCGGATGAAATCGGTCAAAAACTAGAAGAGCTAGCGGGTCCAGAATTCAAATTAGCCGTTATAACGAATCGTGGAGTTAAGGTATATCCACAAGGATTCCCAGAAACATTCACAACAGACCACTGGCGTTGCCGGTTCGAATGTATGGAAAACCAAGGTGGAAACTCCAACAAAGAAATTATTGAACTTTTAAACAGAATTCACCAAGCTGACTTAGAGACGATTAAAACAGAGAACCTTTATAAATTTAATGGTGAAAGAGGATATTCCTTAGGTCAAGGTCAATAGTAACAAAAATCTCTTTCGCTAAAGATAATGAAGATACGCCAGGTAATGATATCCATTTACCTGGCTTTTTTACATTATTGAAGAATTAATGTAACCCTCTCATGCTTGTTAACGTCTAACTATGTTGGGAACACAGTGTCAATTTGTTAAAAATTACAAAACAATTAAATTTAGTTTACAAATTTTAGAGGATTTAATGATTTTTTTCCGAATTGTATAATAAGTTATAGATGGACAGTTTTAATAGTTAAAACGTAGAGAGAGTGGGGAATTAGAATGGCACAGCTTGATACAATGCATCCTGTTTTAGGGAGAGTAATTGAAAATATTGAAAAAGTGATGATCGGTAAGCGTGATGTAGCTACATTAAGTTTAGTGGCTTTATTATCAGAGGGCCATGTTTTACTTGAGGATGTACCTGGAGTAGGTAAAACAATGATGGTTCGTGCTCTAGCTAAGTCAGTAAGTGCAGATTTTAAAAGGATTCAATTCACACCAGACCTTTTACCGTCAGATGTAACAGGTATTTCTATATATAATCCAAAAGAATTGCAGTTTGAGTTCCGCCCGGGGCCGATCATGGGGAATATTGTGTTAGCAGATGAAATCAACCGAACTTCTCCCAAAACACAAGCAGCTTTACTAGAAGGTATGGAAGAAGCTAGCGTAACGGTAGATGGTGTAACAAGGCTTTTACCAAGACCATTCTTTGTTATGGCTACTCAAAATCCAATCGAGTACGAAGGAACGTATCCTCTTCCTGAAGCACAATTGGACCGTTTCTTATTAAAAATGAGAATGGGTTATCCTTCTGTTCAGGAAGAATTAGAAGTGCTAAATAGAGCTCAAAGAACGAGGCCAATTAATGAACTTGAAGCAGTAATTACAATAGAAGAACTTATTGAATTACAGGAAGAAGTTAAACTTGTCTACGTTGAGGAGTCATTAAAGAAGTATATTATTGAAATTGTTGACCGAAGCAGAACGCATTCCTCTGTTTACCTAGGAGCAAGTCCTCGTGGTTCGATTGCTTTAATGAAAGCATCTCAGGCTTATGCATTAATAAATGGTAGGGACTTTGTTCTTCCGGATGATATTCAATTTTTAGCACCTTTTGTGCTTCCACACCGAATGATATTAAAATCAGAAGCGAAGTTTGATGGTGTAACGACTGAAAGTGTTGTTGCAAAGATAATTGAACGGACACCCGTCCCAGTTCAAAGGTCGTTGAATCGGTAAATGAAAACGACAAAAGATAAATTACGCACATTCGGGAAATTGGTAGTGGTGCTATTTTTGATTGGTCTTACATTTGTGTATGCGATGTTTCAAGGAGGATTTGTAAGCTGGTTTTTATTTTATAGCTTTTTACCATTTGGACTATATTCTATTCTTTTTGCTCTGTATCCATTAAAAACATTGAAAGTTAATAGAATCACAAATCAAAAAGAGTATAGTGCTGGAGAAAAACTAGTTGGAACGATTACCATCACAAGAAGGTTTCCTTTTCCTTTATTGTATTTAGTAGTTGAAGAGGTATTATCTCCAACACTGCTTTATAGCAAACAATCAAAAAAGTCAAAAGTGATTCTATATCCTGGTTTTAAAAGATCACTAACGTATCAGTATGTGTTCGACTCCATTCCAAGGGGAGAACATCATTTTTCAACCATTCGCATTAAGACTGGTGATATATTTGGCCTAATTGAAAAAGAGATTAACTACACGATAAAAGATAAATTTCTAGTTTACCCTCACTATGTTGACATGGTCTATCGCCAACTAGAAAGTCGTTTTGAGCAGGGAGCAACAGCATCGAACGTTAATTTACAAAGAGACACAGCAATTGCTGTAGGGATTCGAGAATATAAGCCTGGTGACCGTTTCTCTTGGATTGATTGGAAGTCATCTGCGCGTAAAAATGACATTATGACAAAGGAGTTTGAACAACAACAAAGTCATGATGTGGTGATTTTTATGGATCGAACAAAGTCCTCGCTTTTTGAACCTGTCGTAACGTTTTCTGCATCTCTTTCAAAAGCTATTCTTAGAAAAGGTGCGCAAGTTTCGTTTATTTCGATTGGAGAGGAGAAATCAATTTATCCTCTAAGAAGCGGTGAAATGCAGCAACAACAAATCTTTTATCATTTGGCTAAAGTTCAAGATGATAGCAAAACTCCTTTCTCTCAAAACATAGAAAGTGAAATTAAAAAAATGTATCAGCATGTTTCCTTTATGATTGTAACGAGCATGCTTACAGAGGATTTGCTTCGCACTTTTGAAAAAATAGCACATCGTAAAGTAAATATGATTATTTTTATTGTAAAAGAAAAGGCTTCTCAACTTTCAAGTCAAGAACTGAGCATCTTAGAAACACTTAGGAAGCGAAATGTGTTTGCAAAGGTTGTGTATGAGGGTCATTATTCAGAAGTGTTTTTTGAGGTGAGTAGATCATGACACTACTTAAAGATCGTATGGCAAAAGATCGAAGTCTATTGGTGCACGTTTTTGGATTTCTCCTTTTATGGGAGTGGTTAAGACCGCTAACCCAAGTGACAGACACTGAAAATGTCTATATCTTCATCGTCTTTATCGGTGTTTGTTTTCTGTTAAATTATTTACGTACAAGGTTACTAGTTTCTTCATCTCTTAAGCTATTTATCATGGTGTTTATGATTCATATGCTCTTTTATGAAGGGCTCTTCATTGATATAGAGTGGGTAAAATTGTTTATTTCTGAAATTATGTATAATGTTAGCCTTTTATTAAATGCAAATTGGCTAGAGATTACTCCAGCTTTTCGGACTCTGTTGTTTTTTGTTTTATTATGGCTGATGAGTTACTTGATGTTCTATTGGATCATCCTTCAAAAGAGAATATTTTTGTTCTTAATGCTAACGATTATTTATATCACGGTTCTTGATACATTTAGCCCTTATGATGCTAAGTTTGCAATCGTGCGTACCATAATCATTGGATTTAGTATGCTGGGAATTTTGTATATTGAACGCATCAGAGATAAGGAAGGTATCCAAAAGGGCTCGAAGTATATTGCTAAATGGGTTATTCCTCTCGTTGTTTTTATTGGTTGCTCAACTACAATTGGTTATTTTGCACCGAAGGCCGCACCACAATGGCCTGACCCCGTTCCTTATTTGACCGGATATGGAAAAGGAAATGGAACAGGTGTGGGTATCAAGAAGATTGGTTATGGTACGAATGACACACAGTTAGGTGGACCGTTTATCGGTGATAACACTTTGGTATTTACTGCGGAAGCTAGTAAAAGACAATACTGGAGAGTTGAAACAAAAGATGAGTATACCGGAAAAGGGTGGGAAGCATCTTATTCCACAGAAAGAACAGCCTTTAACCAAGAGAACACTGTATTAAACTGGTATGAAGAAAAAACTGGTTTCGAACTGGCAGAGGCTAATATTGACCTAAATATTAAATACCATCATATTATCTATCCACTTGAACTTTTATCAGTAGAAACGGATCCTGATATTATCTTTAGCGTAAATCCTAGTACTGAAAAAATTCATACGTTAAAGGGAGACGAATCTATTTCTGCAGAGGAATACTCAGTAACGTACAATCATCCTCAATTCCCGGTAGAAGAACTTAGAGAAGAGAAGGAAGTTATCGGAGTAAGTGAAGGATTAGAAAAAGCTGATGGCTTTTTAGATCGATATACTCAGTTACCAAAAGATCTTCCTGAACGAGTGAGAGAGTTAGCTGTAGAAATTACAGAAGATAAAACAAACCGTTATGAAAAAGTAAGAGCAGTCGAAACGTATTTCAAGGCAAATAACTTTATATATGACACGCAAAACGTTGCCGTGCCCAGTAAAGATCAAGATTATGTAGACCAATTCTTATTTGAAACTAAAATGGGGTATTGTGATAATTTCTCCACTTCTATGATCGTTCTGCTTCGCTCTATTGGAATTCCTGCTCGTTGGGTAAAAGGATATTCTGATGGAGAATATGTTAGAAATACAGACGAGGGACTAAGAGTTTATGAGGTTACAAACAATAATGCTCACTCATGGGTAGAAGTTTATTTCCCAGGTTATGGCTGGATTCCATTTGAACCGACAAAAGGATTTAGTAACCCATCTGAGTTTGTTTACGACTTATCATCAGCAGGAAATAATAGCACACCCAACACGACACCTGAACTAGAAAAACCAGATCAACCAGAGCTTGGGTTAGAAGAGGAGCAAAGTGATGGGTACAGTCCAAGCGAGAAAAGTTGGTTTGAAAACATTGAGATTGACTTCTCTGAAATCTCTTGGAAGAAAGTTTTATTTATCACAAGTGTTTTGCTGCTTGCGGCATTCATATTATACAAAACAAGAGGTAAATGGTATCCGTTCCTAGCGATACTTATGTATAAGTATCGTAAAAACGACAAAGTTTATTTCTTAGCGTATAATTCATTATTAAGACAACTCGATCAATTTGGCTTAAAGCGTAAGGAAGGTCAAACATTACGCGACTATGCGATTTATGTTGATAAGTACTTTAGTACAAATGATATGAGAAATCTTACCCTTAGTTATGAAAAAGCACTTTATCGAAGTGATAGTGCAAAAGATGAATGGGTTAAGTCGGTAGAATTGTGGGAAAATTTAATTAAAAAGACATCATCTTGACCGTAAATAGGATTGGCTGATAAAATTAAACTCAAATTTAATAGACTACTATATTCCTTCGTATATCCTCGATAATATGGATCGAAAGTTTCTACCGGGTTACCATAAATAACCTGACTATGAAGGCAGACTATTCAAATAGAGTTTTTTATCAACTTGATAAAACTAGAATTCTGCCTTTATACACATAGGGAGGATTCTAGTTTTTTTGTGTTGGATAGGTTGTTAAAAGTAGAGATAGACTTAGTTTAAGGTGTGTTTTACTATACTTGATGGGGTGATGGCAGTGAAAGGATTTCAAGAAACTATTGTAGTACTAGACTTTGGTAGCCAATATAATCAATTAATTACTCGTCGTATCCGTGAATTTGGTGTATATAGCGAATTACACCCTCATACTCTTACTGCAGAAGAGATTAAAGAAATGAATCCTAAAGGGATTATCTTTTCAGGTGGACCAAATAGCGTATATGATGAAAACTCATTTAGCTGTGATGAGAAAATTTTCGATTTAGGAATTCCGGTACTTGGTATTTGTTACGGAATGCAGTTAATGACGAAGCATTTTGGTGGGAAAGTAGAAAAGGCGAAGCACCGAGAGTATGGAAAAGCGACTATTACACTCGAGAATGAGTCAAAGATCTTTAATAACCTACCAAGTGAACAGGTAGTGTGGATGAGCCATGGTGACCTGGTTGTAGCAACACCAGATGGCTTTACAGTAGATGCAACTAGCCCATCTTGTCCAATATCTGCTATGAGTGATGCTTCACGTCATTTATACGGAGTACAATTTCACCCAGAGGTAAGGCACTCCGTGTACGGAAATGACCTCCTTAAAAACTTTGTATTTGAAGTTTGTGATTGCAAAGAAGAATGGTCAATGGAGAACTTTATTGAAGTTGAAATCGAAAAAATTAGAGCTTTAGTCGGCGATAAGAAAGTACTTTGTGCATTAAGTGGAGGAGTAGATTCTTCTGTTGTTGCTGTTCTAATTCATAAGGCAATTGGAGATCAGTTAACATGTATCTTCGTAGACCATGGCTTACTTCGTAAAGATGAAGCTGAAGGAGTTATGAAAACGTTCAGTGAAGGCTTTAACATGAATGTAATTAAGGTGGACGCGAAAGAGCGTTTCATGGCTAAATTAAAAGGCGTTAGTGATCCAGAGCAAAAACGTAAGATTATCGGCAATGAATTCATCTATGTTTTTGATGATGAAGCTACAAAGTTAGAAGGTATTGAGTATCTTGCTCAAGGTACACTTTATACAGACATTATTGAGAGTGGGACTGCAACAGCACAAACCATTAAATCCCATCATAATGTTGGTGGCCTTCCAGAAGATATGCAGTTTCAGCTTATTGAACCACTAAATACGCTATTTAAAGATGAAGTAAGAGCACTAGGAACAGAGTTAGGGATAGCTGATGACATTGTGTGGCGCCAACCGTTCCCAGGGCCAGGACTTGGAATTAGAGTTCTAGGTGAAGTAACTGAAGAAAAGTTAGAAATCGTTCGTGAATCAGATGCAATCCTACGTGAAGAAGTGAAAAAAGCAGGTCTTGAACGTGAGATCTGGCAGTACTTCACGGTTTTACCTGATATACGAAGTGTAGGTGTCATGGGGGATGCGCGTACGTATGATTATACAATTGGTCTGCGTGCTGTAACATCAATTGATGGAATGACGTCTGACTGGGCCAGAATTCCTTGGGATGTACTTGAAAAGATATCAACTAGAATTGTAAATGAAGTTAGTCATGTTAACCGTGTAGTATATGACATTACAAGTAAGCCACCAGCAACAATTGAATGGGAATAACAACTGATATAACCTAAATACGAATGAACCGAACATTTTTATAAAAAATGTTCGGTTTTTTTGTTGACATCAAAACTAGAAGTTGTTACAATGAAGACAAATAAAATATTGTTGAAATATGTCGTATAATCTTGGGGATATGGCCCATAAGTTTCTACCAAGCAACCATAATTGCTTGACTACGGGATATAAAGTGAAAGCAGAGTGATATTACTCTTCCCTTTTATTGTATTCCTTTTGGTCAGGCGCTTCGAGAATTTCTCGGGCGTTTTTTGTTTATTTAAGACAATAGTAAGGGGGAGTCGGAAGTATGAAGAAGTATTTCCAGTTTGATGAGTTAGGTACAAATTATAAAAGAGAAACAATAGCGGGTTTAACTACGTTTTTATCAATGGCTTACATTTTATTCGTTAACCCTTCAATGTTATCGTTAAGTGCAATACCAGATTTACCTGCTGAAATGAGAATGGATGAAGGTGCGGTATTCGTGGCAACAGCGCTAGCAGCTGCACTTGGATCTTTGTTAATGGGGATTCTCGCTAGATATCCTATCGCGTTAGCACCAGGGATGGGATTAAATGCATTCTTTGCCTTTACAGTAGTACTAACAATGGGTATACCTTGGCAAACAGCTTTATCAGGTGTACTTGTATCAGGTCTTATTTTTATTCTATTAACTATAAGTGGTCTTAGAGAAAAGATTATTAACTCAATTCCAGCAGAGCTTAAATTTGCAGTTGGTGCTGGTATCGGTTTGTTTATAACATTCATTGGTTTGCAAAATGCTGGTATCATCGTTGGTAATGATGCAACAATGATTGGTTTAGGAGATTTAACAAAAGGCGATACATTATTAGCGATTTTTGGACTAGTGATTACTGTTATTTTAATGGTACGTCGTGTTACAGGTGGAATCTTCATTGGTATGGTTCTTACCGCTATCGTTGGAATGGCGACTAACCTTATTGGTGTTCCTCAAGCAGTGGTAGGCGAAATCCCAAGTCTTGCTCCAACATTTGGTGCAGCATTTGAAAACTTCGGTGATGTCTTTACGATTCAAATGTTAGTGGTTATCTTAACTTTCTTATTTGTAGATTTCTTTGATACAGCTGGTACATTAGTGGCTGTAGCAAATCAAGCGGGATTAATGAAAGAAAATAAATTACCACGTGCAGGTAAAGCGCTATTTGCTGACTCAGCTGCAACTGTAGTTGGTTCTATCTTAGGTACATCAACAACTACTTCATATATTGAATCTTCAGCAGGAGTAGCTGCTGGCGGAAGAACAGGTTTTGCTTCAGTTGTAACTGCTGCTTTGTTCTTATTAGCTTTATTCTTCTCTCCATTACTTGGAGTAGTTACGGCAGCTGTAACAGCACCGGCATTAATTATCGTAGGTGTATTAATGGTATCAACTCTAGGTAAAATTGAATGGGATCGTTTTGAAATTGCAGTTCCTGCTTTCCTT is a window from the Cytobacillus luteolus genome containing:
- the asnS gene encoding asparagine--tRNA ligase, which produces MIKAEIKELFRNQEKFIDQKVQISGWIRTLRDSKSIGFMEINDGTFFKSVQVVFEDELENFKDVTRLSISSSVTIEGQFILTPEMKQPFEIKAEKIIIEGQSTSDFPLQKKRHTLEYLRTIAHLRPRANTFAAVFRVRSLASYALHKFFQDKGFVHVHTPIITGSDTEGAGEMFRVTSLDFDNLPKTDEGKVDLNQDFFGKETNLTVSGQLNAEAFALAFRNVYTFGPTFRAENSNTARHAAEFWMVEPEVAFAELADIMELGEEMVKYVIGYVLEEAKEEMEFFNSFIDKTLLERMEQVVSADFGRVTYTEAVELLKNSGEKFDYPVEWGIDLQTEHERYLCEQIYKRPVYVTDYPKEIKAFYMRANDDGKTVAATDLLVPGIGELIGGSQREEREDVLAERITELGMSVEDYWWYLELRRFGGTKHSGYGIGFERLLMFITGMKNIRDVIPFPRTTGSAEF
- a CDS encoding DUF58 domain-containing protein — its product is MKTTKDKLRTFGKLVVVLFLIGLTFVYAMFQGGFVSWFLFYSFLPFGLYSILFALYPLKTLKVNRITNQKEYSAGEKLVGTITITRRFPFPLLYLVVEEVLSPTLLYSKQSKKSKVILYPGFKRSLTYQYVFDSIPRGEHHFSTIRIKTGDIFGLIEKEINYTIKDKFLVYPHYVDMVYRQLESRFEQGATASNVNLQRDTAIAVGIREYKPGDRFSWIDWKSSARKNDIMTKEFEQQQSHDVVIFMDRTKSSLFEPVVTFSASLSKAILRKGAQVSFISIGEEKSIYPLRSGEMQQQQIFYHLAKVQDDSKTPFSQNIESEIKKMYQHVSFMIVTSMLTEDLLRTFEKIAHRKVNMIIFIVKEKASQLSSQELSILETLRKRNVFAKVVYEGHYSEVFFEVSRS
- a CDS encoding NADP-dependent isocitrate dehydrogenase — its product is MTKERAITIARGDGIGPEIMDATLKILEHAGAKIQPEFIDIGEKIYLSGNSSGIPDEAWDSLRRTKVFFKGPITTPQGGGYKSLNVTIRKTLGLYANVRPNVSYAPFVETKHPNMDLVIIRENEEDLYAGIEHQQTPEVVQCLKLITRPGSEKIVRYAFEYAKKNNRKKVTCFTKDNIMKLTDGLFHKVFREVAEEYPEIETEHWIIDIGMAKIADTPQDFDVIVMPNLYGDIASDVAAQITGSVGLAGSANIGDQVAMFEAIHGSAPDIAGKGIANPSGLINGAIMMLVHIGQPEVATRIHNAWLKTLEDGIHTGDIAKGASSVGTMAFAEAVIERLGQKPSTYTPVEYKQVEQTEDTAFHLSPAVKDRPKQDVVRELDGVDVFLFNNELTPDEIGQKLEELAGPEFKLAVITNRGVKVYPQGFPETFTTDHWRCRFECMENQGGNSNKEIIELLNRIHQADLETIKTENLYKFNGERGYSLGQGQ
- a CDS encoding DUF6671 family protein — translated: MNEKEVIHSFFNHRIGILATMHQKETVMLPLLEDQLGINIKVPIDFNTDQFGTFTRDIERMGDQVEAAKHKAEYAMSLTGETIAISSEGIFGPHPFLPWVPYNREIVFLIDRVNEFEIFGEASTTDTNYRQMKIEKIQDAQEFCESVGFPEHAVIVRSKDEIIKGINTHEQLEEAINYFLKKSNDELYIETDMRALYNPTRMKNIKLATENLISKIYSLCSKCSFPGFEVVERKAGLICSGCGLKTNLIKSEIYKCKKCGEQEERLYPNGRQFADPAHCPICNP
- a CDS encoding DUF4317 domain-containing protein, which translates into the protein MNKKDIANIRKQFKKDNDLLKISSIFNVYIMKESSEIYHHQNQPFEMLDQDQQELFLNNFKKMLGGNLDEKLFELKFRRNAENNSQLILHQGLLSSEVDEWKEYMLEIVSKILLSRQYENDIVITFIRGEYRKPTKRRNEETEESERDMVYSHPFILCSINNTQEPKKELLFDYVGREFKYNFVVDPIINLNAPIAGFLFPCFKDNAADINHVLYSSGKVHEPDHRFIEEVLNGEETMTAQDDKVVFEEIIKDVTGDQLSTSTLSNVYEEINRMIVENEEDEQPKLDTKDVERVLKMSGIEDINIEKVETAFQKIIDDDKYEIKASNILPKYNSKSIKINTKIANISISPQDLRYVKQIQFNGKLYLMLEVEEDTIIEGFTMIPEALVDDKKG
- a CDS encoding AAA family ATPase, producing the protein MAQLDTMHPVLGRVIENIEKVMIGKRDVATLSLVALLSEGHVLLEDVPGVGKTMMVRALAKSVSADFKRIQFTPDLLPSDVTGISIYNPKELQFEFRPGPIMGNIVLADEINRTSPKTQAALLEGMEEASVTVDGVTRLLPRPFFVMATQNPIEYEGTYPLPEAQLDRFLLKMRMGYPSVQEELEVLNRAQRTRPINELEAVITIEELIELQEEVKLVYVEESLKKYIIEIVDRSRTHSSVYLGASPRGSIALMKASQAYALINGRDFVLPDDIQFLAPFVLPHRMILKSEAKFDGVTTESVVAKIIERTPVPVQRSLNR